CACCGGGCTGCCGCTGTCCACCACGCACCGGATCGTGGGTGAGCTGGCGCGGCGTGGTGCGCTGGAGCGGCAGGACGACGGGCGGTACCGGGTCGGGTTGTGGCTGTGGGAGGTCGCCTCGCTGTCCCCGCGCGGCACGGTGCTGCGCGACGCGGCCATGCCGTTCCTGGAGGACCTGTACGAGGCCACGCACGAGAACGTGCAGCTCGCGGTGCTCGACGCGCCGGACGTGGTGTACGTCGAGCGCATCTCCGGGCGCAACGCGGTCAGCATCGTCTCGCGCCCCGGTGGGCGGCTCGCCGCGCACGCGACCGGCGTCGGTCTGGTGCTGCTCGCGCACGCCCCGGCGGAGGTGCAGGAGGAGGTGCTGTCCGGGCCACTGCGCCAGTACACGCCCAAGACGATCACCACGGCCGAGGAGCTGCGGCGTGCGCTGGCCGACGCGCGGCGCGACGGCTACGTGATCAGTGACCGGCAGGTGGAGATGGTGTCGCTGTCCGTCGCGGCCCCGGTCTACGGCGCGGACGACACGGTGGTGGCCGCGATCTCGATCGTCATCCCGGCGGCCGGTCCGGACCCGCGCTCGATGGTGCCGGCCGTACGGGCTGCCGCGCGGGGGATTTCCCGGGCGCTGGGGGCGCCCCGCGTGCTGCGGCAGCCGGGCTGACGACGGCGGGTGCGGTCCGGCGCCACCCGGGCTGGCCAACACGCTGCCTGGACCGGCGAACACGGCGCCTGGTGCGGCGAACACGCTGCCCCGGACGGTGAACACGCTGCCCGGACCGGCGAACACGCCGGCTGGTGCGGCCAACACGCTGCCCGGAACGGCGAACACGCCGCCCAGACCGGCGAACACGCTGCCCGGGACGGCCAACTCGTGGCGTGTTTGCCGGGGGGTGCGGCGTGTTGGCCGTCCGTGCGGGCGGGCGCGAGACTGCTCGCCGCCGAGGGGTGTGCGGGGCC
The sequence above is a segment of the Amycolatopsis viridis genome. Coding sequences within it:
- a CDS encoding IclR family transcriptional regulator — protein: MRHTSAQAPSVVDRVLDVLAAFTPDRPAMTLSELSRRTGLPLSTTHRIVGELARRGALERQDDGRYRVGLWLWEVASLSPRGTVLRDAAMPFLEDLYEATHENVQLAVLDAPDVVYVERISGRNAVSIVSRPGGRLAAHATGVGLVLLAHAPAEVQEEVLSGPLRQYTPKTITTAEELRRALADARRDGYVISDRQVEMVSLSVAAPVYGADDTVVAAISIVIPAAGPDPRSMVPAVRAAARGISRALGAPRVLRQPG